From the Juglans microcarpa x Juglans regia isolate MS1-56 chromosome 7D, Jm3101_v1.0, whole genome shotgun sequence genome, the window GAAAAATAGAGATTGAAATTGGCTGCGATTGGGTTCGGATTTGAGGTCCGAGGCGATTCATGCTCTAAATCGTTCGGATAATGGACCCTCCTGTGGCGAGATCGAGGGGTAGGCCGAGGAAACGGAGGCGAAACGAGGACGAAAACATTGCTCTGGGCCCCAACACCAAGAACCAGGCCGTTGAGAGAAGACCCGTGGCTTTGGTGGGGCGGTACGTGCTGAAGGAATTCCGTGGCAGTGGGGTTTTTCTTGGGAGAGTTTTGCATTACGACCAGGGATTGTATAGGGTCGATTACGAGGACGGGGACTGCGAGGACTTGGATAGCGGCGAGGTTCGTGGATTTATTTTGGGAGATAGTGACTTCGACGCTGATTTGattagaaggaagaagaagttaGATGAATTACTATCGAAAATTAGTGCAAACAGTAAGAGCCAATTCGAGAAGGAAGGGTACGGCTTGACAAATGGAGCGGATAAGATTGATACATCCACATTAAGTGAGATGGGTGGTGGGGTGGCAATTGAAAATGATGGGGCGAACTTGAAGGCTATGAAGATTCTTCGAGTGATTCGAGTGAGTATGCGAGGGACGGCGATTTGGGGTTCAATGTAGAGACCCCACCCATCCCACCACCGGAGTTGCCACCTTCTTCAGGAACTGTAGGTGTGCCGGAGCAATATGTTTCCAATCTTTTCTCTGTTTATGGTTTCTTGCGGTCCTTCAGCATCCCCTTGTTTTTGAGCCCATTTTCTTTAGATGATTTTGTTGGGTCGCTTAATTGTTGTGTTCCAAACACATTGTTGGATGCTGTTCACGTTGCTTTGATGCGTGCATTGAGGCGTCATCTTGAAACACTCTCATTGGATGGCTTGGAGCTTGCCTCGAAATGCTTGAGGTACTTATTCTTTTTTCACGAGCAAAATGCTTGATGTACTTGTTTTCATCTCTTTACGTCTTTGGCTGAGAAAACCAGTATCTTGAAGTTACAATTTAAATTCTAATGAAGTTGTGTTAGCATTCTCGTGCAAAGGATGTTTTGGTAGAATTGACTATGCACACTGTTATTCCTCTCCTTAGGGGATCTTAGAAGTAATTTTTCAAGCTGTTACAGTTGGTTGCTAAGGAAGGTGCAATAGGTTTGTTTTTTCTGCATTTGGGTCCATACAATACTGGATTCAAATTGTGCCAGATGCATCTATTCCATTCAATCAAGCTGTGTGGTAATGCGCAGTTTTGTTACCTTCCTGTTGGCAAGCAATTGAACAGAGAGGTTTTAGTGGTCTGCCCATTGGAATTGATGTTGGGATGAGGATTTTGGCTTGTATATCTTAAGTGATTGTGTGAGATTTCCATTTTTGTGCACACCCTTCcatcttattatataatataaacatgattttttttaacatcatcaCGTACAcctgtattttaatattaaaactaCATGTGAAATGTGCTTCCATTGCTAATTTCCATTCTTAGAAATTCAGTTTTTGCCTCCCCCTTTTATCTTTCAGGTGCGTTGATTGGAGCTTGCTCGATACATTGACTTGGCCCATTTACCTGGTCCACTATTTAACAATTATGGGACACACAAAGGGACCTAAGTGGAGAGGATTTTATGATGAGGTTTTGGTTAGGGAGTATTATTGCCTACCTGCAGGTAGGAAGTTAATGGTTTTACAAATACTGTGTGATGATGTCTTGGAGTCAGCTGAGATAAGAGCTGAGATTGACATGCGTGAAGAATCAGAAGTTGGATTAGATTATGACACAGAAGCAACCAATTCTCACGAAAATGGGCCTAGAAGGGTCCACCCCAGATATTCCAAAACTTCTGCTTGCAAGGGCAGAGAAGCTATGGAGATTATTGCAGAAACCCACAACACAAAGTCATTGGGTAACTTAAATTATTCAGGTTTCAAAGGTACTAAAGACAATGTGGATGCTGCTGATGTCGATGTGGATAGAAATAGTGATGAATGTCGGCTTTGTGGCATGGATGGGACCTTGCTTTGCTGTGATGGGTGCCCATCAGCATACCATTCAAGGTGTATAGGTGTGATGAAAATGTTTATACCGGAAGGGCTCTGGTACTGTCCAGAGTGCACTATTAATAAGATTGCACCGAATATTGCAATTGGAACATCACTTAAAGGTGCAGAAATATTTGGCATCGATTTGTATGAGCGGATCTTCTTGGGTGCTTGCGACCACCTACTGGTGTATGTTCTCAACATCTTTGTTTTAGCCCCCTTATTGTTAGCTACACTATACAGAATGTTTGTTGAACCTTTTTGTTTGTATTAGAATCATAATTGTTTTCTTGCTTTATGAATCACTGGGTTTTTTAACTTTAGTTCTTGAGTCCCCACATTAtctcaaactttatttttaaaaaaatctcaattccaTCTTTATGTGTTGCTTTGAATGACTCctcattttttgaaattctCTTCAACCCTTTCATGGGCTTATGATCAACAATATTGATTATCGCAGGCTTAGGGATTCTATAGATACAGAACCATGTTTCAAATATTACAATCAGAATGACATTCCAAAGGTCCTGCAAGCTCTTTGTTCATCCGTGCAACATACATCTTTATACTTGGGGTGTGTAAGGCAATTTTGCACCATTGGTCTATTCCTGAAAGTGTCTTACCTCTTCCAATAATGAATGAAGTGTGTATAAACTTGGCCCATATAAAGGATAATGCACAACTTCCTACCCTCTTATTCCCTCCTGGCAAGGAAGTAGGGAGAGTTCCTAATATGCTTGAGGCAGGGAATTTTGTgtataatgaaaacaaaagcaGCACAGATAATGTGGGAACATCATGTCTCAAGGCCTCAGATGAGAATACTCGGACTGAACTTTCTGAATCTCATGGTGGTGGTGACAGAATGCAACATGAATGCACACTTATGGATATGAACCTAACTGAGAGGATGAAAATTGAGTCTGAAATTTCTAATGGTTCAAAAAGACATCGAGCCAATACATCTGACTTAACCCACCAAAGTTTGGTTGACAGATCAGATGCAGTAGACCTTACTACATGCACCTCCAGAAACAGCAATGGAAGTTGTACTAGGTATGTGAATGGTATGTGTTTTCCTGTGAATTTGGTCTCTCAAAGCAAAGAAGGTAATCAAGCAAGTTCCGGAAAGAGTGACAACAATTCAGTTGTTGACTTTTTATACTTGGGGTCTTTCCATAAACCTCAAGCATACATCAATAATTACATGCATGGAGAGTTTGCTGCGTCTGCCTCTGCTAAACTAGCTGTTCTTTCATCAGAGGAAACTCGGGTTTCCGAGGGTCATGCTTCGGAAAACTCGAGGAAAGTTGCATCTTCCAACAATTTTTTACAGGCAAAAGCATTCTCATTAACAGCCTCTCGTTTCTTCTGGCCAAGTTCTGAAAAGAAGCTTGTGGAGGTTCCAAGGGAGAGGTGTGGTTGGTGTCTTTCTTGTAAGGCCTCTATTTCAAGCAAGAGGGGATGCATGTTAAACCATGCTTGCCTGAGTGCCACAAAAGGTGCTATGAAGATCCTTGCGGGCCTTCGTCCCGTTAATAGTGGAGAAAGGAATCTTGCCAGCATCGCATCGTACATTTTATACATGGAGGAGAGTTTACATGGTCTGATCGTTGGTCCCTTTCAGAGTGCTAGTTACAGAAAGCAATGGCATAAACAAGTAGAGCACGCTTCAACTTGCCGTGCAATAAAGGCTCTGTTACTTGAAGTAAGTTCTCTTGCTTTTTGATGTACTTTTGATTTATAGTCTAGTTGGCCTATATAGTTTTGGGTGGGCCTGTTTGGCATGGTAACACAACTTTTCTTGTCTAAAtgaatatgcatgtttttttttttgttagtaaataggaattttattaaaattaggcgaagccaagtacacaggacatatatAAGAACCACACCTATGCATGactgtctaaagatacaagaaaattatgtacgttcatgccattaaagtcaattacaattgaccaatggaataatgtatgaagaaaaaaaattttaatctcGTCCATTATCCGTTAATGATCCTCAAAACTCCGACCATTCCTCTCCATTCCTGTGCAAGGTGGAGACTTTGCATCCCAGAATATTGACCAAGCTTAAAACACTTGGAACATTTCGAACTGGAACTATTCTGATTTGGCGAGATTCACTTTCAAATCCGAAGccgcttcaaagcaaagtaaaagAGCCTGAAAGGCTTGAATATGATTATGACTAGCCCCACAAAAGACAAGAGTATCATCTGAAAATAAGGGGTGAGTCATCTCAAGTGTGCTGATTCTTGCATCCCCTACGACAAATCGAGATAAAAATCCACCTTCCACAATACTTGAGATCATTTTACTAAAAACTTTTATTATGAAAACAAAGAGTAATGGAGATAGGGGATCATCTTGCCTCAAACCCCTCAAACTTCCGAAGAAACCCATTGGGGtaccattcaccaagatagagaaaCATACGGTGGAGATGcaaaatttgatccaaaatcACCATCTTGCTCCAAGTCCACACCTCTCGAGCATGTGTAACAAAAAATTCCagtaaaatgataatataaaaaaaatagactagtCTTACAGTTAGAGccccttggaatcattatagATTGCAATGCCTTCTCTCTCATAAGCAATGTGAAATCCCATTCACCATCCTTCATAATCTGGGGCACGACACAGTGCCTCTTTGTACTTTTTGTGAAATCTTACCTGAAAAATGTCTTTATAGGCATGTTTCTGCATGTGGCATCTATAGTTTGGTTCGTAATCTGTCTTTATTTGCAGCTTGAGGAACACATTAGCATCATTGCTCTTTCTGGGGACTGGGTTAAACTGGTGGATAGTTCGTTAGTTGACTCTTCTATGGTTCAAAATGCAACATGCACTGTTGCAACAACACAGAAACGTGGACTTAGTGGAAGGCGAAGCAGAAAGCAGTCTGCTGCCTCTGAAGTGACAGCTGAGGGTTGCCTTGACCAAAGTTTTGTCTGGTGGCAAGGCGGGAAGCTATCGAAGCTTATATTTCAGAAAGCAATTTTGCCACGCTTGGTGGTCAAAAAAGCAGCTCGCCAAGGTAACTAGCACTCCTTAGGTCTTCCCTTCCTGAAAGACAATCCTTTAGTAATTCCCTTCATTCtaagcatttttttaatcattataacacCATATAGTAAATGCTCCATTATTATAATAAGCATCTTTAATTCATATGTTGTTTCATTTGTGAAattgagggaaagaaaaaagtgtAAATCATATTCTGGCTCCTTAGGTGGTTGGAGAAAGATTTCTGGCATTGATTATGCTGATAGTTCTGAGATTCCTCGAAGAAGCAGGCGGTTGGTTTGGAGAGCTGCTGTTGAAATGAGTAAGAATGCATCACAGCTTGCATTTCAGGTTTgttcttatcttatttttttgttgctaTCTCTGCCAACCTTTCTTTTGATTTAGCAAATTCTATAGGTCTTATGCAATTTTGAATTATCTTTATAAGTTTGCAACTTTTTGAGTATAAAATTGGAATTCGCCTCAGGTCAGATACTTGGACTTTCATTTGAGATGGAGTGATTTTCTTCGGCCTGAGCAGAACCTTCAGGATGGAAAGGTACTAGATACAGAAGCTTCTGCTTTCAGAAATGCTGTCATTTGTGCTAAAACAATCGTGGAAAACAAGATCAGATATGCAGTTGCTTTTGGGAACCAAAAGCATCTTCCTTCACGTGTCATGAAGAATGTCATTGAGATTGAGCAAAGTCAAGATGGAAAAGACAAGTATTGGTTTTCTGAATCTCGCATTCCTTTATACTTGATCAAAGAGTATGAAGAAAGTTCTGATAAAGTACCCTTGCTCTCTGGTGAGGAGCCCTTGGATTTATCAATCAAGTTACAAAGAAGGCGCTTGAAAGCTTCCCGTCGAGatatatttttctatcttatttGCAAGAGAGATAAATTGGACGTGTGCTCTTGTTCCTCGTGTCAGCTGGATGTTTTAATTGggtaattattttatacattgttttaatttttacaatttttttattctctagTCTGCACCAACTTAGTCCAAGCTGATTAACTTTTCCCTGATGTGACTTTCAGGAATGCGGTCAAGTGCGGTGCATGCCAAGGTGCTTTAACTGAGCCATAATGTTTCCCATCCAGAATGTTTtatgtcaaatttttaaaatgaatttttttcctctttgaaTCTGATAGGATAGTATGTAACTCATCAAATTTTACGAGTGCATCTGACAAATGTACATAAAATTACCTTGTAAATTTTGCCCTTATCTTTCCTGTTGTTTAAAATcttgcaaattttttttagatgatttgttGAGCAATGATTGTAACTTGTGCCTTATTGTGGTCAGGTTATTGTCATGAAGGCTGTACCATGATTTCAACAATGTGTATGAATGAGGAAGTTGAGTTCTTGATTACATGCAAGCACTGTTACCATGCAAAGGATTTTGTTCAGAAAGAAATCAGTAATGAATCTCCGAGCACTCCCCTGGCATTGCAAAGGCGAGATTGCCCTAACTTGACTGCAGCCACTAAGGGCAGAAGGCATGCATGTAATAATCAATCATTAGCATCTATCAGAACTCAACATACTAGTTCTGAGTTGAAGCACACTGCTTCTAATTCTAGTTTGGCAAATAAAAGCCGCCGCCGGACGTGTTCTTGGGTGTtatatggaagaagaaaaactctgAAGACACAGGCATTGATTTCAGgcttaaaaatattcttttgaaGGGAAGTTTGGATGTCCATCGGTTGGAACCTGTTTGTCACTTGTGCCATAAGCCATATAGGTCTGATCTTATGTATATTTGCTGTGAAATTTGCCAAAGTAAGTTACTCTTGATTGTGTGCTTCATGCTGTTCACTTGAAATACCTACTTTACATCTTACTTTCTGTGTGTGGGTGGgttgttgttttttttggttattttttgacGCATTGTGTTTATGCTCCCTGGCAGAATGGTACCATGCTGAAGCTGTCGAACTTGAAGAGTCAAAAATTTTCGATGTAACAGGCTTCAAGTGTTGCAAGTGTCGTAGGATAAGGTCACCATTGTGTCCTTATGCGGACCTTAAAGACAATCTGCCCGAGGGCAAGAAAACACGCTCAAGGGATATGAAGCAAGGGCATGTAAGAGGAGACTCTGATTCTGGAATGATTTCTGAATTTGAGTGTGAACCTGCAAAATCGGTACTTCTCACAGGGGAAGTTTTGGGACGAGAATTTGTAGAGTGTGAACCTGGGACTCCATCGTTTCCCATGGCGGAAACATCAAAACAGGAATATGatcctcttcttttctctctttccagAGTTGAGTTAATTACACAGCATGATTCAGAAGTGGATGAATGGAATACTGCTTCTGGGCCAGGGCCGCAAAAACTTCCTGTCAGGAGGCAAGTGAAGCGTGAGGGGGATGTAGATGGCTTATCTGGAAGTAATCTTTCTCATGCTGAACTATCCACACACCTTGAAGTGAATAGCTTGAAACCTACACAGAGAGCATCGTCTCCTCAAGCGGAGTGGGATGTTGAAAGTGAGATGATGTTAGACTATCAAGGTTTTAATTATGAAGATATGGAATTTGAACCCCAAACCTACTTCACTGTTACAGAGTTGCTGGAGTCTGATGACGTTGGCCCATTTGATGGAGTTGATACAGCTGGGAATTGGTCAGGGTGCTTGGAAAATCCCTCTGATAGAATTTCACAAGAAGTCCCTGAACAGTATAGAATGGCGGATACTTTAAGTAATCATTCAGAACCTGAAAATTCTGCAAACCCTACTGTTAATATGGTGCATTGTCAGAAGTGTTTGCATACAGAACCAGCCCCTGATGTTTCTTGTGAGATATGTGGGTTACAGATACACAGAAACTGCTCACCTTGGGTGGAATTATCATCTGGGGAAGGCAGTTGGAGGTGTGGCAATTGCCGTGAGTGGCGGTAGCTAATCTAGTTGTTCTTTCAAGATTTTGGTTTTATAGTCTGCTCTTAGCTAGTCAATTTCGAAGGGAGATCTCTCAGGTGAGATAGTTGCGTACTGAACCGCATTTGGCAATATTGATGACGGGAAAGATGAGAATGGGAAAGTTCAGTCTCCATTCTTGTTGAACCTTGGAGAAATTTTGTTAATGCCATGGCCGATGTTTCAATGGCCTAGCAGTTCCTACTGCTTCCTGACAACTGCTCTTTTTTTTGATGATCCAGTTTCTCATTGGTAAGTTTGGAAGATTGGCTATTTGAATGTAGGATTGCTGGGTTTGATCATGATAGGAGGTCGCAAATTACTATTTAAAATGGTTAATTTGTTCCCTAACCAATTACGGGGAGTTGCATCATTTTACAAACTACAGAAGTATTCCAATTATCTTGGAAGATAAGCAGGCCTTTTTTTGTGCTTGTCTCATTGAATTGCTTGTATAAAtcatagatttatttttatatatatatatttttatatataaaattttgcaATCAGTTTGGGTCAATAACTTCGAATTACTTGAGCATTGGTTTGGTTGGAAAGTAGCGAATTTATGGGCAATAGGCTTCTAGttttactattgtaaaataacatttttaagaCGGTGTGATGTGATTGGCCGAGTAAATGTAACTGGATGCTCATGGGTAGGATTTAGCCCTCtgtagtctctctctctcgcatgTATCTGTTTGCACCAAAGAAACCTTACCCGCAGTTGCAGCGAATAAAACTTAGAAGGTTCAATTTCTTTCTACCACATAAGCTTGGACTTCAAATTCATATTTTCACGTCTGATACgaaccatttttctttttttttttttttccctcctaaATTATGTTTTGATGCTAATGCTATAGGGAATCTCCAACACCCTAAGAACTGATACCATtcaggtctttttttttttttttttttttttttttttttttggatgaggTAGTAGAGGTCTCATCTCTGTATTAATAATCTCTTGCGGCATAATCGTGTCGGAAAACAAAAGGGAGaagtaaaaatggaaaataaccACATCTGCACTGTTGTACAGTCCAATAATAATTGctcttattaagaatattactATGGATTAACAAACAAATGCAAACTGTTACAACTTGTTCTAATTCATGCAAACTATCTTACATGaggtaaaatattatgctaCAGAAACCAATCCAGTGTTACtgggaaggggaaaaaaaaaaaaatcaagaataataataataaagaaccCTCAccccaaaaagagaaaaacctCACCAAGGCACAATTTTTTTGCACAGAAAGAATCTCAAAATCCCGAGACCGCCCCCATGGAAATCCCACTCAGCCGATTACTAAATTAGCTCATCATTCCGCCAGCCCTTGCATTTTGATTTCTTCATCCACCACATAGCTTGAGGCACATATGGGTGGCTCAGCTGTATAAAACAGGTTTACAAGTGTATAATGACAACCGTCACGCTTCACTCACCCTTCACCTTTGTTACAGTAAACCAGCCAGCATGGCTCCAGGATCCGTTAGTGCTGCTGCTGGACTCGTTGGTTGAGGTATTGGAGGTGCAGGTGTTGCTGGCATTGGAGCACGTGAGGCTATAGGAATACTAACTAATTGTTCTTTGATGAACTCCTTCAACCTGCACATTAGCGATCAGAAAAATTCACCTAGGGTATAAAAACTCAGGTTAGCGGCGCATGACCAGGAAATTAAAACACCTACTCAAATGTCAATGTTGGGTCCCCTGAAGCAACTGTCATTCGCAACTGGGTTCTGTCTGCGGGATCAGTTTCAATTCGAACCTGCTCatcagaaaagaaaaggcattCAAAACAGCAACCTTCTACAAGCTACATTAAACTAAACATCACAAACATTCGCTTTATCCGCATGGAGTATTAAGAAagtacttgcaaaaaaaaagtatctctctctcattatttattcCACTTGTGCATTTTGTATAAACAGATACTCTTTAACTTTATTTCTCCAAATATTGACCAGACAGCTTCAATTTCACTTGAAGTCTTATGGACTAGATAAGAATCgttaataaaaatgtaaaagttGAATGCTGAAACTGGATGGACATTGCTTACCAAGCAGAGCATGGGCCTCGTACTTTCTGAATAATATGTTGTGCTTGCAACAAGATTGTTAGGATTTGGGTCCTATAACAGAGAAATAACCAATCAAAAGCTCCATACAACCGACTGAGATGCAAgaaaaattcaacatttttctcttttcttttaagagCTACTTACAAGTCCTGGAGATACCATCAACCGAAAACTGTTGAATAAATTTGCCATGTCCAGGAGAGGCATTGGTCTTACGCCTCTAACCTGCACAGTTGCATGAAAACATGAGTATGCTAATTGTGAATATGATGAACACAGTAGCTAAAGAAAGAGACGATACTGCAATGTGGGATTTGCATATACACAAAAAGAACAACACTGGATACTGACAATAATTTGATTCCCATACGTTGAagttttttcacttttattcttaaacagtgAGAAGAAGGCATATTAGGGTGAGTGgtttttttataggtagaagagattttattaatactaacagaggaataggcatagccaaggGTTTTCTCTTTGTATATGTCCCCAGGTGAGTGATAT encodes:
- the LOC121238821 gene encoding LOW QUALITY PROTEIN: DDT domain-containing protein PTM (The sequence of the model RefSeq protein was modified relative to this genomic sequence to represent the inferred CDS: inserted 3 bases in 3 codons), which gives rise to MDPPVARSRGRPRKRRRNEDENIALGPNTKNQAVERRPVALVGRYVLKEFRGSGVFLGRVLHYDQGLYRVDYEDGDCEDLDSGEVRGFILGDSDFDADLIRRKKKLDELLSKISANSKSQFEKEGYGLTNGADKIDTSTLSEMGGGVAIENDGANXEGYEDSSSDSSEYARDGDLGFNVETPPIPPPELPPSSGTVGVPEQYVSNLFSVYGFLRSFSIPLFLSPFSLDDFVGSLNCCVPNTLLDAVHVALMRALRRHLETLSLDGLELASKCLRCVDWSLLDTLTWPIYLVHYLTIMGHTKGPKWRGFYDEVLVREYYCLPAGRKLMVLQILCDDVLESAEIRAEIDMREESEVGLDYDTEATNSHENGPRRVHPRYSKTSACKGREAMEIIAETHNTKSLGNLNYSGFKGTKDNVDAADVDVDRNSDECRLCGMDGTLLCCDGCPSAYHSRCIGVMKMFIPEGLWYCPECTINKIAPNIAIGTSLKGAEIFGIDLYERIFLGACDHLLVLRDSIDTEPCFKYYNQNDIPKVLQALCSSVQHTSLYLXVCKAILHHWSIPESVLPLPIMNEVCINLAHIKDNAQLPTLLFPPGKEVGRVPNMLEAGNFVYNENKSSTDNVGTSCLKASDENTRTELSESHGGGDRMQHECTLMDMNLTERMKIESEISNGSKRHRANTSDLTHQSLVDRSDAVDLTTCTSRNSNGSCTRYVNGMCFPVNLVSQSKEGNQASSGKSDNNSVVDFLYLGSFHKPQAYINNYMHGEFAASASAKLAVLSSEETRVSEGHASENSRKVASSNNFLQAKAFSLTASRFFWPSSEKKLVEVPRERCGWCLSCKASISSKRGCMLNHACLSATKGAMKILAGLRPVNSGERNLASIASYILYMEESLHGLIVGPFQSASYRKQWHKQVEHASTCRAIKALLLELEEHISIIALSGDWVKLVDSSLVDSSMVQNATCTVATTQKRGLSGRRSRKQSAASEVTAEGCLDQSFVWWQGGKLSKLIFQKAILPRLVVKKAARQGGWRKISGIDYADSSEIPRRSRRLVWRAAVEMSKNASQLAFQVRYLDFHLRWSDFLRPEQNLQDGKVLDTEASAFRNAVICAKTIVENKIRYAVAFGNQKHLPSRVMKNVIEIEQSQDGKDKYWFSESRIPLYLIKEYEESSDKVPLLSGEEPLDLSIKLQRRRLKASRRDIFFYLICKRDKLDVCSCSSCQLDVLIGNAVKCGACQGYCHEGCTMISTMCMNEEVEFLITCKHCYHAKDFVQKEISNESPSTPLALQRRDCPNLTAATKGRRHACNNQSLASIRTQHTSSELKHTASNSSLANKSRRRTCSXGVIWKKKNSEDTGIDFRLKNILLKGSLDVHRLEPVCHLCHKPYRSDLMYICCEICQKWYHAEAVELEESKIFDVTGFKCCKCRRIRSPLCPYADLKDNLPEGKKTRSRDMKQGHVRGDSDSGMISEFECEPAKSVLLTGEVLGREFVECEPGTPSFPMAETSKQEYDPLLFSLSRVELITQHDSEVDEWNTASGPGPQKLPVRRQVKREGDVDGLSGSNLSHAELSTHLEVNSLKPTQRASSPQAEWDVESEMMLDYQGFNYEDMEFEPQTYFTVTELLESDDVGPFDGVDTAGNWSGCLENPSDRISQEVPEQYRMADTLSNHSEPENSANPTVNMVHCQKCLHTEPAPDVSCEICGLQIHRNCSPWVELSSGEGSWRCGNCREWR